From Stenotrophomonas maltophilia, a single genomic window includes:
- a CDS encoding L,D-transpeptidase family protein — protein sequence MKSLARLAAFALLLATAWAVHAAPLDGARQLIVVTSEGWDSTQGQLQAYVRDGKGWHPHGQPFPVALGRTGSAWGLGLHPAQADGPQKQEGDGRSPAGVFALGSAFGYAVTRPGTAMPYQPMLDSSYCMDVPASPFYNRIVDANKVGSAAVKGSTEPMRLDLHNKGDVRYQQGFVIAHNPDNQPGKGSCIFAHLWRQPGEATAGCTAMPLARMQALLDWLRPQDTPRFVLLPRAEYQRLQAQWQLPALSGDVR from the coding sequence ATGAAATCGCTGGCCCGCCTCGCCGCCTTCGCGCTGCTGCTTGCCACAGCGTGGGCCGTCCACGCCGCGCCGCTGGACGGCGCGCGCCAGTTGATCGTGGTCACCAGCGAAGGCTGGGACAGCACCCAGGGCCAACTGCAGGCGTATGTACGCGATGGCAAGGGTTGGCACCCGCATGGGCAACCATTCCCGGTGGCACTGGGCCGCACCGGCAGCGCATGGGGGCTGGGCCTGCATCCGGCACAGGCCGATGGCCCGCAGAAGCAGGAAGGCGACGGCCGCAGCCCGGCCGGTGTGTTCGCGCTCGGCAGCGCGTTCGGCTACGCCGTCACCCGCCCCGGCACCGCAATGCCCTACCAGCCGATGCTCGACAGCAGCTACTGCATGGACGTGCCCGCCTCGCCGTTCTACAACCGCATCGTCGATGCGAACAAGGTCGGCAGTGCAGCGGTCAAGGGCTCCACCGAGCCGATGCGGCTGGACCTGCACAACAAGGGCGACGTGCGCTACCAGCAGGGCTTTGTGATCGCCCACAACCCGGACAACCAGCCCGGCAAGGGCAGCTGCATCTTCGCCCACCTGTGGCGCCAGCCGGGCGAAGCCACGGCCGGCTGCACCGCCATGCCGCTGGCGCGCATGCAGGCGCTGCTGGACTGGCTGCGGCCGCAGGACACGCCGCGCTTCGTGCTGCTGCCGCGCGCCGAGTACCAGCGCCTGCAGGCACAGTGGCAGCTGCCCGCACTGAGCGGAGACGTCCGTTGA
- a CDS encoding MurR/RpiR family transcriptional regulator, translated as MPPLLKIRSERGQMSAIERRIADFILDNAHLLRDYSSQQLASALGISQSSVVKFSQKLGFKGYPDLKYSIGQDVARAGTDPQQAPSEPDSGDDYLRLGEALRRSKALAEEETRQANPRAEIERIVQLLDDAPKLFVYGLGDDGLYAREFAMRLSLLGLLVVPHTDPVLMLANLSAARPNDVLLVFSEFGSLPQLSQLSRQFQDMGGKVISITRHTANPLRAHADAALAVCAHDRTPQVAQLLYRSAMHALLDFLFVLLCHANPDRQQQLAVNLERIDHLLDS; from the coding sequence ATGCCGCCCCTGCTGAAGATCCGCTCCGAGCGCGGGCAGATGTCGGCCATCGAACGCCGCATTGCCGACTTCATCCTCGACAACGCCCACCTGCTGCGCGATTACTCGTCCCAGCAGCTGGCCAGCGCACTGGGCATCAGCCAGTCCAGCGTGGTGAAGTTCAGCCAGAAGCTCGGCTTCAAGGGCTACCCGGACCTGAAGTACTCCATCGGCCAGGACGTCGCGCGCGCCGGGACCGACCCGCAGCAAGCGCCGAGCGAACCGGACAGCGGCGACGACTACCTGCGCCTGGGCGAGGCCCTGCGCCGCAGCAAGGCGCTGGCCGAAGAGGAAACCCGCCAGGCCAATCCGCGCGCGGAGATCGAACGCATCGTGCAGCTGCTCGACGACGCCCCGAAGCTGTTCGTGTACGGGCTGGGCGATGACGGCCTGTATGCCCGCGAGTTCGCCATGCGGCTGTCGCTGCTCGGGCTGCTGGTGGTGCCGCATACCGACCCGGTCCTGATGCTGGCCAACCTGTCGGCGGCACGCCCGAACGATGTGCTGCTGGTGTTCTCCGAATTCGGAAGCCTGCCCCAGCTGTCGCAGCTGTCGCGGCAGTTCCAGGACATGGGGGGCAAGGTGATTTCCATCACCCGCCATACCGCCAATCCGCTGCGCGCGCATGCGGATGCGGCACTGGCGGTCTGCGCGCACGACCGCACGCCGCAGGTCGCGCAGCTGCTGTACCGTAGCGCCATGCACGCCCTGCTGGATTTCCTGTTCGTGCTGCTCTGCCACGCCAATCCGGACCGCCAGCAGCAGCTGGCCGTGAACCTGGAGCGGATCGACCACCTGCTGGATTCCTGA
- a CDS encoding dipeptide epimerase, with product MKITAIELGMLRVPLKTPFKTALRTVETVEDVVVLIRTDTGHTGYGEAPATAVITGDTHGSIIEAIRHFIAPRLIGQEVANLNRLCGLVQSAMERNTSAKAAVEIALYDLWAQLHGAPLYQMLGGGDPVITTDITISVDYIDKMVADSLSAIERGFESLKIKVGKDIGLDIERVKAIHAAVEGRALLRLDANQGWTAKQAVHAMRTLEEAGVVLELLEQPVKAADISGLKYVTDRVNTPVMADESVFSPSQVMDLIQQRAADIINIKLMKTGGLSNAIRIADIAGIYGVPCMIGCMIESSISVAAAVHLAVAKSDVITKVDLDGPSLGQFDPVSGGVHFNESEISIGDVPGLGITEVRGLEMLG from the coding sequence ATGAAGATCACCGCCATCGAACTGGGCATGCTGCGCGTGCCGCTGAAGACGCCGTTCAAGACCGCCCTGCGCACGGTGGAGACCGTGGAGGACGTGGTGGTGCTGATCCGCACTGACACCGGCCACACCGGCTATGGCGAAGCGCCGGCCACGGCAGTGATCACCGGCGATACCCATGGCTCGATCATCGAAGCGATCCGCCACTTCATCGCGCCGCGCCTGATCGGCCAGGAGGTGGCCAACCTCAACCGCCTGTGCGGGCTGGTGCAGAGCGCGATGGAGCGCAACACCAGCGCCAAGGCCGCGGTGGAAATCGCGCTGTACGACCTGTGGGCGCAGCTGCATGGCGCGCCGTTGTACCAGATGCTTGGCGGCGGCGACCCGGTGATCACCACCGACATCACCATCAGCGTGGACTACATCGACAAGATGGTGGCCGACTCGTTGTCGGCGATCGAACGCGGCTTCGAGTCGCTGAAGATCAAGGTCGGCAAGGACATCGGCCTGGACATCGAGCGGGTCAAGGCGATCCACGCCGCGGTGGAAGGCCGCGCGTTGTTGCGGCTGGATGCCAACCAGGGCTGGACCGCCAAGCAGGCGGTACATGCGATGCGCACGCTGGAAGAGGCCGGCGTGGTGCTGGAACTTCTGGAGCAACCGGTGAAGGCCGCCGACATCAGCGGCCTGAAGTACGTCACCGACCGCGTCAACACGCCGGTGATGGCCGACGAGAGCGTGTTCAGCCCGAGCCAGGTGATGGACCTGATCCAGCAGCGCGCAGCGGACATCATCAACATCAAGCTGATGAAGACCGGCGGCCTGTCCAATGCGATCCGCATTGCCGACATCGCCGGCATCTACGGTGTGCCGTGCATGATCGGCTGCATGATCGAGTCGAGCATCAGCGTGGCCGCAGCGGTGCACCTGGCGGTGGCCAAGAGCGATGTGATCACCAAGGTCGATCTGGACGGCCCATCGCTGGGCCAGTTCGACCCGGTCAGCGGTGGCGTGCATTTCAACGAATCGGAGATCAGCATCGGCGACGTGCCGGGGTTGGGCATCACCGAAGTGCGGGGGCTGGAGATGCTGGGGTGA
- a CDS encoding SH3 domain-containing protein, whose amino-acid sequence MILASRERHRHWPRRLTLALCLLAAPAFAQTTPAPDPGAPLPYVIGLHEAFLTPQYWAARLDNADAPILDRAQIDAQNARMQAQDSHIQDIAALPAQLDATAVRDSITALSSWPTRALYNDKGQPITPALRRAIEANLGLEAIPAQAAPQYGLVVRRAALRTFPTRERVFSSVGDTDIDRFQESALFPGDKVAVVHRSADGRWLFVHSERYSAWVEADAIASGDKASVLGYGAKGPYRIITGATAQTAYTPEEPRVSRLQLDMGVRLPVLADWPAATPVNGQQAHASWVVQLPVREADGRLKLVPALLPRSQDTAADYLPLTPRLLLQQAFKFLGERYGWGHDYDTRDCSGFVSEIYRSFGVLLPRNTSAQAVSPALDRLPFTSKDGKTVRDRAVTGLQVGDLVYIPGHVMMAIGHVDGRTWVIHDTAGGSWFGADGKRVQAHLNGVSVTPLEPMMASDSVRYIDRITNIQRLRAKTP is encoded by the coding sequence ATGATCCTGGCTTCCCGCGAACGGCACCGGCATTGGCCGCGCCGCTTGACCCTGGCGCTGTGCCTGCTGGCGGCGCCCGCCTTTGCGCAGACCACTCCGGCACCCGATCCCGGCGCACCACTGCCGTATGTGATCGGCCTGCACGAGGCGTTCCTGACCCCGCAGTACTGGGCCGCGCGCCTGGACAACGCCGATGCGCCGATCCTCGACCGCGCGCAGATCGACGCGCAGAACGCACGGATGCAGGCGCAGGACAGCCATATCCAGGACATTGCCGCACTGCCCGCTCAGCTGGATGCGACCGCGGTGCGCGACAGCATCACCGCGCTGTCGAGCTGGCCCACGCGCGCCCTCTACAACGACAAGGGCCAGCCCATCACACCGGCACTGCGCCGCGCGATCGAAGCCAACCTCGGGCTGGAGGCGATTCCCGCGCAGGCAGCGCCGCAGTATGGGCTGGTGGTGAGGCGTGCGGCGCTGCGCACCTTCCCCACCCGCGAGCGCGTTTTCAGCAGCGTCGGTGACACCGACATCGACCGCTTCCAGGAATCGGCGCTGTTCCCCGGCGACAAGGTCGCCGTGGTCCATCGCAGTGCCGATGGCCGCTGGCTGTTCGTGCACAGCGAGCGCTACAGCGCGTGGGTCGAGGCCGACGCGATTGCCAGTGGTGACAAGGCCTCGGTACTCGGCTACGGCGCAAAGGGGCCCTACCGCATCATCACCGGCGCCACCGCGCAGACCGCCTACACCCCGGAAGAACCGCGCGTGTCGCGCCTGCAGCTGGACATGGGCGTGCGCCTGCCGGTGCTGGCCGACTGGCCCGCTGCTACGCCGGTAAACGGGCAACAAGCGCATGCCTCGTGGGTGGTGCAGTTGCCGGTACGCGAGGCCGATGGTCGCCTGAAACTGGTCCCTGCGCTGCTGCCGCGCTCGCAGGACACCGCCGCCGACTACCTGCCGCTGACCCCGCGCCTGCTGCTGCAACAGGCCTTCAAATTCCTCGGCGAGCGCTACGGCTGGGGCCACGACTACGACACCCGCGACTGCAGCGGTTTCGTGTCCGAGATCTACCGCAGCTTCGGCGTGCTGCTGCCGCGCAATACCAGCGCGCAGGCGGTCAGCCCGGCGTTGGACCGCCTGCCGTTCACCAGCAAGGACGGCAAGACGGTGCGCGACCGCGCTGTCACCGGTCTGCAGGTGGGCGACCTGGTCTACATCCCCGGCCACGTGATGATGGCCATCGGCCACGTCGACGGCCGCACCTGGGTCATCCACGATACGGCAGGCGGCAGCTGGTTCGGTGCCGACGGCAAACGTGTGCAGGCCCATCTCAATGGTGTTTCGGTCACGCCGCTGGAGCCGATGATGGCCAGCGACAGCGTCCGCTACATCGACCGCATCACCAACATCCAGCGCCTGCGAGCCAAGACTCCCTGA
- a CDS encoding transglutaminase-like domain-containing protein, whose translation MDPAVRKPRLTAAAGLGAALLLWAWSAGAEPPPSAIQFARVVQMIDVGRFSEAHSELNTWSAADAAEPGVSFDDIAFQEERMRRIRLDFSLDETAAKSAVRRWIPDLTDEEFARWDQLGLIEHLDIDGTRWYFKRAPSNLFLLSDEARARRRADAPMPAPGPNEVLNAHHVRVLAAAEQSGKASVLPQRIEFTQSLTVKADAVPAGETVRAWIPYPREIPGQQEQVQWLGSTPGKARVAPASTLQRTAYLEAKAVAGKPTRFEIRYAVTIFARHTAIDPAKVQPTPADPALQPYLSEQLPHVRFTPALKLFSDQVLQGETRPYEVVRKLFAAVDRVPWAGAREYSTISNLSDYALRAGHADCGQQTLLLIALLRMNGIPARWQSGMVFSGDGSGYNNLHDWGQVYLTPYGWLPMDVTTGALASDVPALRDFYLGGLDGYRIAFNDDFGQPLVPAKQHFRSETVDSQRGEAEWAGGNLYFDQWSYDFQWRVLPARQR comes from the coding sequence GTGGATCCTGCCGTTCGCAAACCGCGTCTGACTGCTGCTGCCGGCCTGGGTGCCGCGCTGCTGCTGTGGGCGTGGTCGGCGGGCGCGGAGCCGCCGCCCTCGGCCATCCAGTTTGCGCGGGTCGTGCAGATGATCGACGTGGGACGGTTCTCCGAAGCTCATAGCGAGCTGAATACCTGGTCGGCGGCCGACGCGGCGGAACCGGGCGTCAGTTTCGATGACATCGCGTTCCAGGAAGAACGCATGCGCCGCATCCGCCTGGACTTTTCCCTCGACGAAACCGCCGCCAAGTCTGCCGTGCGGCGCTGGATTCCCGACCTGACCGACGAGGAATTCGCGCGCTGGGATCAGCTCGGCCTGATCGAGCACCTCGATATCGATGGCACGCGTTGGTACTTCAAGCGCGCACCGTCGAACCTGTTCCTGCTCAGCGATGAAGCACGTGCACGCCGCCGTGCGGATGCACCGATGCCGGCGCCGGGCCCGAACGAAGTGCTCAACGCCCATCACGTGCGCGTGCTTGCCGCGGCCGAACAGAGCGGCAAGGCCTCCGTGCTGCCGCAGCGCATCGAATTCACCCAGTCGCTCACCGTGAAGGCCGATGCGGTGCCGGCCGGCGAAACCGTACGCGCATGGATTCCGTATCCGCGTGAGATTCCCGGCCAGCAGGAACAGGTGCAGTGGCTGGGCAGTACGCCGGGCAAGGCACGCGTGGCACCGGCAAGCACGCTGCAGCGCACCGCCTACCTTGAAGCCAAGGCCGTAGCCGGCAAGCCGACCCGCTTCGAGATCCGCTACGCGGTCACGATCTTCGCCCGGCATACCGCGATTGATCCGGCCAAGGTGCAGCCGACGCCGGCCGATCCGGCGCTGCAACCCTACCTGTCCGAGCAGCTGCCACATGTGCGCTTCACTCCTGCACTGAAGCTGTTCTCCGACCAGGTACTGCAGGGCGAGACGCGGCCGTATGAGGTGGTGCGCAAGCTGTTCGCTGCGGTGGATCGCGTTCCGTGGGCCGGTGCGCGCGAATATTCCACGATCAGCAATCTCAGCGATTACGCGTTGCGTGCCGGCCATGCCGACTGCGGTCAGCAGACGCTGCTGTTGATCGCGCTGCTGCGCATGAACGGCATTCCCGCGCGCTGGCAGTCGGGCATGGTGTTCTCCGGCGATGGCAGTGGCTACAACAACCTGCACGATTGGGGGCAGGTCTACCTGACGCCGTATGGCTGGCTGCCGATGGACGTGACCACCGGCGCACTGGCCAGCGACGTGCCGGCCCTGCGCGACTTCTACCTGGGTGGCCTGGACGGCTACCGCATCGCCTTCAACGATGATTTCGGCCAGCCCTTGGTGCCGGCCAAACAGCACTTCCGCTCGGAAACGGTCGACTCGCAGCGCGGCGAGGCCGAGTGGGCAGGCGGCAACCTGTACTTCGACCAATGGAGCTACGACTTCCAGTGGCGGGTACTGCCAGCCAGGCAACGCTAG
- a CDS encoding TonB-dependent receptor, with translation MKAYSIKRAALCVALGACLGVVLPGIAMAQNVTGAVAGRATAGDQVTVVSSSTGLTRTVNVGSDGSYRLGQLPVGDYQLQLSRDGQKLGDQVAVSVAVGGTTTVNLASGGGVTNLDALQVVGTRVVNRVDVYSTETSFNINRQEISRLPVAQDLSAVALMAPGVVGGNSSFGGLSFAGSSVAENAVFINGLNVTDMYTRRGFSTAPFAFFNEFQVKTGGYSVEFGRSTGGVINAVTRSGSNDFEGGVEVTAEPSAWRASGGDHFHRDGTPHSYGSRDNNSFLKTNVWGSGPIIKDKLFLFAMYEDRSDKGHNTSSDGSTWFKNDSGNGFWGTKLDWNINDNHSLALLAFSDEGDVTNASYGYNWNADRLGAWGGDSVTETGGRNWSATYTGHFGQNFTARAMVGQNNQRAFTNSSLDQACSPVFTDSTYGPRLGKLQGLRAGCHPTGTAVAERDDTRDVARLDFEWQLGDHLLRFGVDRELMTTKQSTRYPGPTELSYTAYVARPGDEVWDGANAFVPAGVTEMLRARNRKSGGTFETEANAFYLEDIWNITPNLMLNLGVRWDRFENRTAAGKAFIKMDDLIAPRVGFSWDMRGDGSTKLFGNAGRYYLPVTNNINVNFAGGLTDEYSYYVLNGWEQKTSPTGSPYMAPIVGQQIGPTDTRMNTGGADLRQSVDRDLKAVYQDEYILGFQNMINQAWSWGVNATYRRMTRALDDIRINYTPCGPTPSTLWPIANPGESLTIWGDKSIGCANEGWITIDTANSGYRKGGSGEVIGYSKPKRTYKALEFQIDRAWDEKWMFNASYLWSKSEGNFEGPVNSDTNYGDTGMVQFWDHPATNERYGVLFNDFRHQFKLRAAYALNKQWSFGTTLQVQSGGPITAYGVMWPNDSIAGGSTSSEGSGGGTGWLCVANCSGPYNQRQFEYSPRGAFGRLPWTWTMGANVTWRLPVEGIDLSARLSVYNLFNNQKTINVHQRYEAQPGQYREATFATGTRWQAPRYTQLVVTWNF, from the coding sequence ATGAAGGCTTACAGTATTAAGCGGGCGGCGTTGTGCGTCGCCCTCGGGGCGTGTCTGGGCGTAGTGCTGCCCGGCATCGCGATGGCACAGAATGTGACGGGTGCAGTCGCCGGACGCGCGACCGCTGGTGACCAGGTCACCGTGGTCAGCAGCAGCACCGGCCTGACCCGCACCGTCAACGTCGGTAGCGACGGCAGCTACCGCCTGGGCCAGTTGCCGGTGGGTGACTACCAGTTGCAGCTCAGCCGCGACGGCCAGAAGCTGGGCGATCAGGTTGCCGTCAGCGTTGCTGTCGGCGGTACCACCACGGTCAATCTGGCCAGTGGTGGTGGCGTGACCAATCTTGATGCATTGCAGGTGGTCGGCACCCGCGTGGTCAATCGCGTGGATGTCTACTCCACTGAAACCTCCTTCAACATCAACCGGCAGGAAATCTCGCGGCTGCCGGTGGCTCAGGATCTGTCCGCCGTTGCGCTGATGGCGCCAGGCGTGGTGGGCGGCAACTCGTCGTTCGGTGGCCTGTCGTTCGCCGGTTCATCGGTGGCCGAGAATGCGGTCTTCATCAACGGCCTGAACGTCACTGACATGTATACCCGTCGTGGCTTCAGCACGGCGCCGTTCGCGTTCTTCAACGAGTTCCAGGTCAAGACCGGTGGCTACTCGGTCGAGTTCGGCCGCTCCACCGGCGGCGTGATCAATGCCGTGACCCGCTCGGGCAGCAATGACTTCGAAGGCGGCGTGGAAGTCACCGCCGAGCCCAGCGCATGGCGTGCCAGCGGCGGGGATCATTTCCACCGCGATGGCACTCCCCACTCCTATGGCAGCCGTGACAACAACTCGTTCCTGAAGACCAACGTCTGGGGTTCGGGGCCGATCATCAAGGACAAGCTGTTCCTGTTCGCGATGTACGAAGACCGCAGCGACAAGGGGCACAACACCTCGTCCGATGGCAGCACCTGGTTCAAGAACGACTCGGGCAACGGCTTCTGGGGCACCAAGCTGGACTGGAACATCAACGACAACCATAGCCTGGCGCTGCTGGCTTTCTCCGACGAAGGAGACGTCACCAATGCGTCGTATGGCTACAACTGGAACGCCGACCGGCTCGGCGCCTGGGGCGGCGACTCGGTCACCGAGACCGGCGGCCGCAACTGGTCGGCCACCTACACCGGCCACTTCGGCCAGAACTTCACCGCACGCGCCATGGTGGGCCAGAACAACCAGCGCGCGTTCACCAACTCGTCGCTGGACCAGGCCTGCAGTCCGGTGTTCACCGATAGCACCTACGGCCCGCGCCTGGGCAAGCTGCAGGGGCTGCGCGCCGGCTGCCATCCCACCGGCACGGCGGTGGCCGAACGCGATGACACCCGTGACGTGGCGCGCCTGGACTTCGAATGGCAGCTGGGCGACCACCTGTTGCGCTTCGGCGTGGACCGCGAGTTGATGACCACCAAGCAGTCCACCCGCTACCCGGGCCCCACCGAGCTGAGCTATACCGCTTACGTGGCGCGACCCGGCGACGAAGTGTGGGACGGCGCCAATGCCTTCGTGCCGGCGGGGGTCACCGAAATGCTGCGCGCGCGCAACCGCAAGTCCGGTGGCACCTTCGAGACCGAGGCCAATGCCTTCTACCTGGAAGACATCTGGAACATCACGCCGAATCTCATGCTGAACCTCGGCGTGCGCTGGGACCGCTTTGAAAACCGCACCGCTGCCGGCAAGGCGTTCATCAAGATGGACGACCTGATCGCACCGCGCGTCGGCTTCTCCTGGGACATGCGCGGCGATGGCAGCACCAAGCTGTTCGGCAACGCCGGTCGCTACTACCTGCCAGTCACCAACAACATCAACGTGAACTTCGCCGGTGGCCTGACCGACGAGTACAGTTACTACGTGCTCAACGGCTGGGAGCAGAAGACCTCGCCAACCGGCTCGCCGTACATGGCGCCGATCGTCGGCCAGCAGATCGGGCCGACAGACACGCGCATGAACACCGGCGGTGCCGACCTGCGCCAGAGCGTGGACCGCGACCTGAAGGCGGTCTACCAGGACGAGTACATCCTGGGCTTCCAGAACATGATCAACCAGGCCTGGTCGTGGGGCGTCAACGCCACCTATCGGCGCATGACCCGTGCGCTGGATGACATCCGCATCAACTACACGCCGTGCGGCCCGACCCCGAGCACGCTGTGGCCGATCGCCAACCCGGGCGAGAGCCTGACGATCTGGGGCGACAAGAGCATCGGCTGCGCCAACGAAGGCTGGATCACCATCGATACCGCCAACAGCGGCTATCGCAAGGGCGGCAGCGGCGAGGTGATCGGTTACTCCAAGCCCAAGCGCACCTACAAGGCACTGGAATTCCAGATTGATCGCGCGTGGGACGAGAAGTGGATGTTCAACGCGTCCTACCTGTGGTCCAAGAGCGAGGGCAACTTCGAAGGGCCGGTGAACTCCGATACCAACTACGGTGATACCGGCATGGTGCAGTTCTGGGATCATCCGGCCACCAACGAGCGCTATGGCGTGCTGTTCAACGACTTCCGCCACCAGTTCAAGCTCCGCGCTGCGTATGCGCTGAACAAGCAGTGGTCGTTCGGCACCACGCTGCAGGTGCAGTCGGGTGGCCCGATCACCGCCTACGGCGTGATGTGGCCGAACGACTCCATCGCCGGCGGCAGCACCTCCAGCGAAGGCAGCGGCGGCGGCACCGGCTGGCTGTGCGTGGCTAATTGTTCGGGCCCCTACAACCAGCGCCAGTTCGAGTACAGCCCACGCGGCGCGTTTGGTCGCCTGCCGTGGACCTGGACCATGGGCGCCAACGTGACCTGGCGCCTGCCGGTGGAAGGTATCGACCTCAGCGCCCGGTTGTCGGTGTACAACCTGTTCAACAACCAGAAGACCATCAACGTGCACCAGCGCTATGAAGCACAGCCAGGCCAGTACCGCGAGGCGACCTTTGCTACCGGCACACGCTGGCAGGCACCGCGCTATACCCAGCTGGTGGTGACCTGGAACTTCTGA
- a CDS encoding serine hydrolase domain-containing protein → MRNVVEHARCGLCAAALAVFPAATAQPAGTASIDADVVAVVRAEHLPGLAMAVVENGQVVYRHAEGKRGDGGRIDEDTLFKIASNSKAMTAALLARLVQQGRLRWDDPVQRYLPEFRMHDAWVGQQMQVRDLLIHNSGLGLGAGDLMLWPEPNTFTRADIIAGLAHLKPVSSFRSHYAYDNLMYVVAGEVAAAAGGKPYDQLMREQVFEPLGLSRCQVGAWSVKRVGNVAQPHAWHGERNEVVSADGAISPDLPSMAAGGIRCSLRDMTRWMQVLLDPALAPDWLGAEQRRTLWTLHMPMPLSERQRRWDNAHFYGYGYGWRVSDMDGQWKVAHTGTLSGMYSSLALLPDRKLGVVMLINGEGEDARTALMQATLKRFTAAHDARPATAYLAELKAEQATRAATGHQRPATSDARQASASDLPRWQGRYNDPWLGPASLCPGKDGLRFSVDKSPRLQATVLQLQGRWLLRWDTLGDEAQAWLQPGEGPSPTLDLRAIDPDIDFSYDFQDLHFTRTGDCPGRDSPRR, encoded by the coding sequence TTGCGGAACGTAGTCGAGCACGCACGATGCGGCCTCTGTGCGGCTGCACTGGCGGTGTTTCCGGCTGCGACAGCGCAGCCGGCCGGCACCGCGTCCATCGACGCCGACGTCGTCGCGGTAGTCCGCGCCGAACATCTGCCCGGGCTGGCGATGGCGGTGGTCGAGAACGGACAGGTGGTCTATCGCCATGCGGAAGGCAAGCGCGGCGATGGCGGGCGCATCGATGAGGACACGCTGTTCAAGATCGCCTCCAACAGCAAGGCGATGACCGCCGCGCTGCTGGCGCGGCTGGTGCAGCAGGGCAGGCTGCGCTGGGATGACCCTGTGCAGCGCTATCTGCCGGAGTTCCGCATGCATGACGCATGGGTGGGCCAGCAGATGCAGGTGCGCGACCTGCTGATCCACAACAGCGGCCTCGGCCTGGGTGCGGGCGACCTGATGCTGTGGCCGGAGCCGAACACGTTCACCCGTGCCGATATCATCGCCGGGCTGGCGCATTTGAAGCCGGTCAGCAGCTTCCGCAGCCATTACGCCTACGACAACCTGATGTACGTGGTGGCCGGCGAAGTGGCCGCTGCGGCCGGTGGAAAACCTTATGACCAGCTGATGCGCGAACAGGTATTCGAGCCACTGGGGCTGTCGCGCTGCCAGGTGGGCGCATGGTCGGTGAAACGCGTGGGCAACGTGGCGCAGCCGCATGCCTGGCACGGCGAACGCAACGAAGTGGTGAGCGCCGATGGGGCCATCAGCCCGGACCTGCCCTCGATGGCCGCCGGTGGCATCCGCTGCTCGCTGCGTGACATGACGCGCTGGATGCAGGTGCTGCTGGACCCCGCGCTGGCGCCGGACTGGCTGGGCGCTGAGCAGCGCCGCACGCTGTGGACCCTGCACATGCCGATGCCGTTGAGTGAACGCCAGCGGCGCTGGGACAACGCGCACTTCTACGGCTACGGATACGGCTGGCGGGTGTCGGACATGGACGGGCAGTGGAAGGTGGCGCACACCGGCACGCTGTCGGGCATGTATTCGTCGCTGGCCCTGCTGCCCGACCGCAAGCTGGGTGTGGTGATGCTGATCAACGGCGAGGGCGAGGATGCGCGCACCGCCCTGATGCAGGCCACGCTGAAACGGTTCACCGCCGCGCACGATGCGCGCCCGGCGACGGCCTACCTGGCCGAGCTGAAGGCTGAGCAGGCCACGCGGGCGGCAACCGGCCATCAGCGACCAGCCACTTCCGATGCGCGACAGGCGTCGGCTTCCGATCTGCCACGCTGGCAGGGCCGCTACAACGACCCGTGGCTGGGTCCGGCCTCGCTGTGCCCGGGCAAGGACGGCCTGCGCTTCAGCGTGGACAAGTCGCCCCGGCTGCAGGCCACGGTACTGCAGCTGCAGGGGCGCTGGCTGCTGCGCTGGGATACGCTGGGCGACGAAGCACAGGCGTGGCTGCAACCGGGCGAAGGCCCGTCGCCGACGCTGGACCTGCGCGCCATTGATCCGGACATCGACTTCAGCTATGACTTCCAGGACCTGCATTTCACTCGTACTGGCGATTGCCCTGGCCGCGACAGCCCGCGGCGCTGA